A window of the Deinococcus humi genome harbors these coding sequences:
- the eno gene encoding phosphopyruvate hydratase — protein sequence MNIEKVIAREVLDSRGNPTVEAEVHLDSGYVGHAIVPSGASTGTHEALELRDGGSRYGGKGVQKAVKNVNEALGPAVVGLDASDQGAVDAALMELDGTPNKGNMGGNAILAVSLATSRAAAEELGVPLYRYLGGSNAKTLPVPMMNVINGGAHADNSVDFQEFMVMPVGAPSFREALRYGAETFHSLKKVLSGRGYNTNVGDEGGFAPDLKSNEEALEVLLEAIEKAGYEAGKDICIALDPAVTELYKDGQYHLESEGRVLSTAEMVDFWADWADRFPIVSIEDGLAEDDWDGWQALTSKIGDRVQLVGDDLFVTNPERLQRGIDTGVGNAILVKVNQIGSLTESMDAIELAKRHHYGTIISHRSGESEDSFIADLAVATNAGQIKTGSASRSDRIAKYNQLLRIEDMLGDRAVYPGRKALR from the coding sequence GCGGTTATGTCGGCCACGCCATCGTGCCCAGCGGGGCCAGCACAGGCACACATGAGGCCCTGGAACTCCGTGACGGCGGCAGTCGCTACGGCGGCAAGGGCGTGCAGAAGGCCGTCAAGAACGTGAACGAGGCACTAGGACCTGCGGTGGTGGGTCTGGACGCCAGCGATCAGGGCGCAGTGGACGCGGCATTAATGGAACTGGACGGCACGCCCAACAAGGGCAATATGGGCGGCAACGCCATCCTGGCGGTCAGTCTGGCCACCAGCCGGGCCGCTGCCGAGGAACTGGGGGTGCCGTTGTACCGCTACCTGGGGGGCAGTAACGCCAAGACCCTGCCAGTGCCGATGATGAACGTGATCAACGGCGGTGCGCACGCCGACAACTCGGTGGACTTTCAAGAATTCATGGTGATGCCGGTGGGCGCACCCAGTTTCCGCGAAGCGCTGCGTTACGGGGCCGAGACCTTCCACAGCCTCAAAAAAGTGCTGAGCGGGCGTGGCTACAACACCAATGTGGGCGACGAGGGCGGTTTCGCGCCGGATCTGAAGAGCAATGAGGAAGCCCTGGAAGTCCTTTTGGAGGCTATCGAGAAGGCAGGGTATGAGGCAGGCAAGGACATCTGCATCGCGCTGGACCCAGCCGTCACCGAGCTGTACAAGGACGGTCAGTACCACCTGGAAAGTGAAGGCCGCGTGCTCTCCACCGCCGAGATGGTGGATTTCTGGGCCGATTGGGCCGATCGCTTCCCGATTGTCAGCATCGAGGACGGTCTGGCCGAGGACGACTGGGATGGCTGGCAGGCGCTGACGTCCAAAATTGGCGACCGGGTGCAACTGGTGGGCGACGATCTGTTCGTGACCAACCCTGAACGCCTGCAGCGCGGCATCGATACCGGGGTGGGCAATGCGATTCTGGTCAAAGTCAACCAGATCGGCAGCCTCACTGAGAGCATGGACGCCATCGAACTGGCCAAGCGCCACCATTACGGCACCATCATCAGCCACCGCAGCGGTGAGTCCGAAGATTCATTTATCGCCGATCTGGCCGTGGCCACGAATGCCGGGCAAATCAAAACCGGGAGTGCCAGCCGCTCGGACCGCATCGCCAAGTACAACCAGTTGCTGCGAATCGAGGACATGCTGGGTGACCGCGCCGTGTATCCGGGTCGCAAGGCACTCAGGTAA
- the pyk gene encoding pyruvate kinase produces the protein MKHFDRATKIVATVGPASRSPEVLGRMMDAGLNVVRMNFSHGDPEDHRQTYSMVRELAAQKGITVGILQDLQGPKIRVARFAEGSVTLAAGDHFTITMDDVEGDATRVSTTYKNLIRDVHPGMSLLLDDGNMALRVEGVRGNDILTSVVIGGVLKNNKGINVPEADLSVPALSDKDVSDMEFGAELGVDWVALSFVRSRDDLLLARHYLSRFGSRAKLMAKIEKPQAVDRFEDILKEVDGIMVARGDLGVEMRPEQVPTIQKRLIRLCREAGKPVITATQMLESMISLPRPTRAEASDVANAIYDGTDAVMLSAESAAGLYPVESVAMMDHIAREAESSEHYSMLQRQLVIDTTLAQDSIANSACNIGAKLRASAIVAFTSTGGAALRIAKNRPPVAILALTPNETTRNQLALCWGVVPVLSEDPRNTDDMVRIANKELKNSGLADVGDRYVITAGVPFGVQGTTNMLRVESLREADVVSQF, from the coding sequence ATGAAACATTTTGATCGAGCCACCAAAATTGTCGCGACCGTCGGTCCGGCCAGTCGCAGTCCTGAAGTGCTGGGCCGCATGATGGACGCTGGTCTGAACGTCGTTCGCATGAACTTCAGCCACGGCGATCCCGAGGACCACCGCCAGACCTATTCCATGGTGCGCGAGCTGGCCGCCCAGAAAGGCATCACCGTGGGGATTCTGCAAGATCTCCAGGGACCGAAAATTCGTGTGGCCCGTTTTGCAGAAGGGTCAGTGACGCTGGCCGCAGGGGACCACTTCACCATCACGATGGACGATGTGGAAGGTGACGCCACACGCGTTTCCACCACCTACAAGAACTTGATTCGCGACGTGCATCCTGGCATGTCCCTGCTGCTCGACGACGGCAACATGGCCCTGCGTGTGGAGGGCGTGCGCGGCAACGACATCCTGACCAGCGTGGTCATTGGCGGGGTGCTGAAGAACAACAAGGGCATCAACGTTCCCGAAGCCGATCTGAGCGTGCCCGCCCTGTCCGATAAGGACGTGTCGGACATGGAATTCGGCGCGGAGCTGGGCGTGGACTGGGTGGCACTGAGCTTCGTACGCTCTCGCGATGATCTGCTGCTGGCGCGGCACTACCTGTCGCGCTTCGGCAGCCGCGCGAAGCTGATGGCGAAGATCGAGAAGCCGCAGGCCGTGGACCGTTTCGAGGACATCCTCAAGGAGGTCGACGGCATCATGGTGGCGCGCGGCGATCTGGGGGTGGAGATGCGCCCCGAGCAGGTGCCGACCATCCAGAAGCGATTGATCCGCCTGTGCCGCGAGGCCGGTAAGCCTGTCATTACCGCCACCCAGATGCTCGAAAGCATGATCAGCCTGCCGCGTCCCACCCGCGCCGAGGCCAGCGACGTGGCGAACGCCATCTACGACGGCACCGACGCTGTGATGCTGTCGGCGGAGTCGGCGGCGGGCCTGTACCCGGTGGAATCGGTGGCCATGATGGATCACATTGCCCGTGAGGCGGAGTCCAGCGAGCACTACAGCATGCTCCAGCGTCAGCTGGTGATCGACACCACCCTAGCCCAGGACTCGATTGCCAATTCGGCGTGTAACATCGGAGCCAAGCTGCGGGCCTCTGCCATCGTGGCCTTCACCAGCACGGGCGGCGCCGCCCTGCGGATCGCCAAGAATCGGCCTCCGGTGGCAATCCTGGCCCTGACCCCCAATGAGACCACCCGCAATCAGCTGGCCCTGTGCTGGGGCGTGGTGCCAGTTCTCAGCGAGGATCCGCGCAACACCGACGACATGGTGCGGATCGCCAACAAGGAACTGAAGAACAGTGGTCTGGCCGATGTGGGTGACCGTTATGTCATCACGGCAGGTGTGCCGTTCGGTGTTCAGGGCACCACCAATATGCTGCGCGTGGAGTCTCTGCGCGAGGCAGACGTGGTGTCGCAATTCTGA
- the tyrS gene encoding tyrosine--tRNA ligase: protein MNEIRRKVPVDEQIEILKRGVVDLVTEDDLRRKLAQSVETGKPLRVKLGADPTRPDLHLGHAVILRKMRQFQDLGHQVIMLIGDFTAMIGDPSGKSKTRPPLTLEETRANAQSYLEQCRLILRGEPEVLEIRYNGEWLEPMGYADVIRLTSKYTVARILERDDFTKRLSAGTPISLHELLYPVTQGYDSVALEADVELGGTDQLFNNLVGRALQRDYDQEAQVVMTLPLLVGLDGTEKMSKSLDNYIGLTDEPHLMFAKLMKVPDTLLDNYFTLLTDLPKARIVELLSGHPVAAHRALAREVVAWFYPDADLDAAEERFKSVAKGGIPDNIPTVNVAAGLNDSMDSERISMAKLVVLAGLEPSNGAARKLIQNRGLKLNGETYTDPQGQLTRADLSGEGGAVIQKGKDRFARLVLGD from the coding sequence ATGAACGAGATTCGCCGGAAGGTCCCTGTCGACGAGCAGATTGAAATTCTCAAACGCGGCGTGGTTGATCTGGTCACGGAAGACGATCTGCGCCGCAAGCTGGCCCAGAGTGTGGAAACGGGCAAACCACTGCGCGTGAAGCTGGGCGCGGACCCCACCCGCCCGGACCTGCACCTGGGCCACGCGGTCATCCTACGCAAAATGCGCCAGTTTCAGGACCTGGGCCATCAGGTCATCATGCTGATCGGCGATTTCACGGCCATGATCGGTGACCCCAGTGGCAAGAGCAAGACACGCCCGCCGCTGACGCTGGAGGAAACCCGCGCCAACGCGCAGAGCTACCTGGAACAGTGCCGCCTGATCCTGCGCGGCGAGCCCGAGGTACTGGAAATCCGCTACAACGGCGAGTGGCTCGAACCTATGGGCTACGCCGACGTGATCCGACTGACCAGCAAGTACACGGTGGCCCGCATCCTGGAGCGCGACGATTTCACCAAACGCCTGAGCGCCGGCACCCCCATCAGCCTGCACGAGCTGCTTTACCCGGTCACGCAGGGCTACGACTCGGTGGCCCTGGAAGCTGACGTCGAGCTGGGCGGCACCGATCAGCTGTTCAACAACCTGGTGGGCCGCGCCCTGCAACGGGACTACGACCAAGAAGCGCAGGTGGTCATGACCCTGCCGCTGCTGGTGGGGCTGGACGGAACCGAGAAAATGTCCAAGAGCCTGGACAACTACATCGGCCTGACCGATGAGCCGCACCTGATGTTCGCCAAGCTGATGAAGGTGCCCGACACATTGCTGGACAATTACTTCACCCTGCTGACCGATCTCCCCAAGGCCCGGATTGTAGAGCTGCTGAGCGGACATCCGGTGGCTGCCCACCGCGCTCTGGCCCGCGAGGTGGTGGCCTGGTTTTACCCGGACGCTGATCTGGACGCCGCCGAGGAAAGGTTCAAGAGCGTGGCGAAGGGCGGCATCCCCGACAACATTCCAACTGTCAATGTCGCGGCGGGGCTGAACGACAGCATGGACTCAGAGCGGATCAGCATGGCAAAACTTGTCGTGCTTGCGGGCCTGGAACCCAGCAACGGTGCGGCCCGCAAGCTGATCCAGAACCGGGGTTTAAAGCTCAATGGTGAGACCTATACCGATCCGCAAGGCCAGTTGACCAGGGCTGACCTGTCTGGAGAAGGCGGCGCCGTCATTCAGAAGGGCAAGGACCGATTCGCACGCCTTGTGCTGGGGGATTGA
- a CDS encoding MOSC domain-containing protein has product MKTIQHLRTTFPRSGRVEWLGLRPARHVTPVRVSEVEAHPLVGLIGDHGKTAPARLTALSGKPDVTPRPSTPPLPGGPGKRQVTLIQAEHLPVIATLAGLQEATPELLRRNIVVSGVPLLALKDARFQIGEVILEGTGECHPCSRMEENLGEGGYNAVRGHGGLTARVIVGGVIREGDAVTALSPDVAKQG; this is encoded by the coding sequence GTGAAGACCATTCAGCACTTGCGCACAACCTTTCCCCGTTCCGGACGGGTGGAGTGGCTGGGGCTGCGCCCGGCCCGCCACGTGACGCCCGTGCGCGTGTCCGAGGTGGAAGCGCACCCGCTCGTCGGTCTGATCGGGGATCACGGCAAGACGGCCCCCGCCCGTCTGACGGCGCTCTCCGGCAAACCCGATGTGACGCCCAGGCCGTCCACTCCGCCCCTTCCCGGTGGCCCCGGCAAACGGCAGGTGACGCTGATTCAGGCGGAACATTTGCCCGTGATCGCCACGCTGGCCGGATTGCAAGAGGCAACGCCGGAACTGTTGCGCCGCAATATCGTGGTTTCGGGTGTGCCTTTGCTGGCGCTCAAGGACGCCCGTTTTCAGATCGGTGAAGTGATTCTGGAGGGGACGGGCGAATGCCACCCTTGCTCCCGTATGGAGGAGAATCTGGGCGAAGGCGGCTACAACGCGGTTCGTGGTCACGGCGGCCTGACGGCTCGGGTGATTGTGGGCGGCGTGATCCGGGAGGGTGACGCAGTAACCGCGCTGTCCCCCGATGTGGCGAAGCAGGGTTGA
- a CDS encoding tRNA (adenine(22)-N(1))-methyltransferase TrmK, whose product MTMPTLDARLEAVLGLICTDVHADIGSDHARLPVRLVREGRVRRCIAVELNPGPLEQARRSVARSRLEAQIEVREGDGFGPILPGEVGSASLCGMGAHTIRRILERAGERLPSVLIVQPNDSALLLRLWAWAAGYHVCAEHLIVGYWPYPVLRLDRASGPDPAYEGLSLDAALKYGPLLLRAGGEALVQQIRDDIVRLQKVAAPGRESWQELETAKTALAATSSGIK is encoded by the coding sequence ATGACGATGCCTACCCTTGATGCCCGCTTGGAAGCGGTTCTAGGACTGATCTGCACCGACGTTCATGCCGACATCGGCAGCGACCATGCCCGCCTACCCGTCCGTCTGGTCCGGGAGGGCCGTGTGCGGCGCTGTATTGCAGTGGAACTCAATCCCGGTCCGCTGGAACAGGCGAGGCGCAGTGTGGCGCGTTCGAGACTCGAAGCCCAGATCGAGGTCCGAGAGGGCGACGGTTTCGGCCCTATTCTTCCCGGTGAAGTCGGCAGCGCCAGCCTGTGTGGCATGGGCGCGCACACCATCAGGCGCATTCTGGAGCGGGCAGGGGAGAGGTTGCCGTCTGTCTTGATCGTGCAGCCCAATGACTCTGCCCTGCTGTTGCGGCTGTGGGCGTGGGCAGCGGGTTATCACGTCTGTGCCGAGCACCTGATCGTCGGCTACTGGCCCTACCCGGTGCTGCGGTTGGATCGGGCCAGCGGCCCAGACCCGGCTTATGAGGGGCTGTCGCTGGACGCCGCTCTCAAGTACGGCCCACTGCTCCTGCGTGCGGGCGGAGAAGCGCTGGTCCAGCAAATCAGGGACGACATCGTGCGTTTGCAGAAAGTGGCTGCGCCGGGCCGCGAATCCTGGCAGGAACTGGAAACGGCGAAAACAGCGCTGGCGGCCACGAGCAGTGGCATAAAATAA
- the rpoZ gene encoding DNA-directed RNA polymerase subunit omega: MAEKDIDKLLSMTDSKYRLSVVTAKRALQLRSGAPSVLPVEQRVRTRNLVTQAMRELATGQLTVGTDLMDESRFHQDYVRQRQAQLQAQLNAERERERE, from the coding sequence ATGGCGGAAAAAGACATTGACAAGTTGCTTTCGATGACCGACAGCAAGTACCGCTTGAGCGTTGTGACGGCCAAACGTGCCCTGCAACTGCGCTCCGGTGCGCCCAGCGTGTTGCCCGTCGAGCAGCGGGTCCGCACCCGCAATCTGGTCACCCAGGCCATGCGAGAGCTGGCCACCGGCCAGCTGACGGTGGGCACGGACCTGATGGACGAGTCCCGTTTCCATCAGGATTACGTGCGTCAGCGCCAGGCCCAGCTGCAGGCCCAGCTGAACGCCGAACGCGAGCGCGAACGCGAATAA
- a CDS encoding 50S ribosomal protein L25/general stress protein Ctc gives MELNAKPRKSQEKLAEGMIPAVAYNKEHNVSFTLDRKTFDRAFRQTSTTGLYDITVEGQETFPALVKTVQMDKRRRVPIHVDFYMVTYGEAIEVSVPVHTKGKSQGEIMGGLLDIVIHNLAIIAPGPRRIPQELVVDVSKLQIGDHVTAGQITLPEGVKLAVDADQVVVSVLPPRMTAEEAEAETQAAQVAGLVASGELTEEAAAAVLEGEATLEEAKADAVPAANEDAATEDTSSEEEQS, from the coding sequence ATGGAACTGAACGCAAAGCCCCGCAAGAGCCAGGAAAAGCTGGCTGAAGGCATGATCCCCGCCGTCGCCTACAACAAGGAGCACAACGTCTCCTTCACCCTGGACCGCAAGACCTTTGACCGGGCCTTCCGCCAGACCAGCACCACCGGCCTGTACGACATCACGGTAGAAGGCCAGGAAACCTTCCCCGCACTGGTCAAGACCGTGCAGATGGACAAGCGCCGCCGCGTCCCGATCCACGTGGACTTCTATATGGTCACCTACGGCGAGGCTATTGAGGTCTCCGTGCCTGTCCACACCAAGGGCAAGAGCCAGGGCGAGATCATGGGCGGTCTGCTGGACATCGTGATTCACAATCTGGCCATCATTGCCCCCGGCCCACGCCGCATCCCCCAGGAGCTTGTGGTGGACGTGAGCAAGCTTCAAATCGGTGACCACGTGACCGCTGGGCAGATCACCCTGCCCGAGGGCGTCAAGCTGGCTGTGGATGCAGATCAGGTCGTGGTGAGCGTCCTGCCACCGCGCATGACCGCCGAGGAAGCCGAGGCCGAAACCCAGGCTGCTCAGGTTGCCGGTCTGGTTGCTTCGGGCGAACTGACCGAGGAAGCTGCCGCCGCCGTGCTGGAAGGCGAGGCCACGCTGGAAGAAGCCAAGGCCGATGCCGTTCCGGCAGCAAACGAGGACGCGGCAACGGAAGACACCAGCAGCGAAGAAGAGCAGTCCTAA
- the efp gene encoding elongation factor P, with the protein MISVTELRNGTKVEMDGGLWECLDYSHLKMGRGGAKVVTKFRNMESGSIVDRTFNSTEKLQDIYVEGKTMQYLYKDGNDYMFMDMETFEQVTLPPSLVGDASKFMKENTEVEVAMYGDKALSITLPNQVILKIVETDPGLRGDTASGGTKPAKLETGATVQVPLFVEQDTEVKVDTRTGQYLSRA; encoded by the coding sequence ATGATCAGCGTTACCGAACTGAGAAACGGCACCAAGGTGGAGATGGACGGCGGACTGTGGGAGTGCCTGGACTACTCGCACCTGAAGATGGGACGCGGCGGCGCGAAAGTCGTCACCAAATTCCGCAACATGGAATCCGGCAGCATCGTTGACCGCACCTTCAACAGCACCGAAAAGCTGCAGGACATCTACGTTGAAGGTAAGACGATGCAGTACCTGTACAAGGACGGCAACGACTACATGTTCATGGACATGGAAACCTTTGAGCAGGTCACGCTGCCTCCCAGCCTGGTGGGCGACGCCTCCAAGTTCATGAAGGAGAACACCGAGGTTGAGGTCGCCATGTACGGTGACAAGGCCCTGAGCATCACCCTGCCTAATCAGGTCATCCTGAAGATCGTGGAAACCGATCCCGGCTTGCGCGGCGATACAGCTTCTGGCGGTACCAAGCCTGCCAAGCTGGAGACCGGCGCCACCGTGCAGGTCCCCCTCTTTGTGGAACAGGACACCGAAGTGAAGGTGGACACCCGCACCGGCCAGTACCTCAGCCGCGCTTAA
- the dnaK gene encoding molecular chaperone DnaK produces MAKAVGIDLGTTNSVIAVMEGGRPEVIVNSEGARTTPSVVAYKGDERLVGQIARRQAALNPAATLFEVKRFIGRRWDEVKEEAARSPFNVKEGEGGSVRIEVNGKDYAPEQVSAEVLRKLVSDASAKLGQKITDAVITVPAYFDNSQREATKQAGEIAGLNVLRVINEPTAAALAYGLERKGNETVLVFDLGGGTFDVTILELGDGVFEVKSTAGDTHLGGADFDHRIVDWLADEFNKEHNFDLRKDKQALQRLIEAAEKAKIELSNASETSISLPFITFDPETRTPMHLERTLTRAKFEELTADLLRRVRQPVEQALKDAKLDAGKIDEVILVGGSTRIPAVKRIVQELIGKTPNESVNPDEAVALGAAVQAGIIQGDSSLGDIVLVDVTPLTLGVEVKGGMIAPMITRNTTVPAKKTEIYTTAENNQPGVEINVLQGERPMANDNKSLGRFKLEGIPPMPAGRPQIEVTFDIDANGILHVTAKEKNSGKEASIRIENTTTLDKSDVEKMVREAEENAVADKQRREKVEKRNNLDGLRVQALGQIDENASAPQEAKDKLKAAADQAEEAVRSDDDTQIADAQKRLEEELREFMTANQNAAQAQPEGQDGGVNMGKDRAEDDDVIDADFKPAP; encoded by the coding sequence ATGGCTAAAGCTGTTGGGATCGACCTGGGTACCACCAATTCCGTTATCGCTGTCATGGAGGGCGGACGCCCCGAAGTGATCGTGAATTCTGAGGGCGCGCGCACCACACCGTCCGTTGTGGCTTACAAAGGGGACGAGCGCCTTGTGGGTCAGATTGCGCGCCGCCAAGCTGCGTTGAATCCCGCTGCCACCCTGTTTGAAGTCAAGCGCTTTATCGGCCGCCGCTGGGATGAGGTTAAGGAAGAGGCGGCCCGTAGCCCCTTTAACGTCAAGGAAGGCGAGGGCGGCTCGGTCCGCATTGAAGTGAACGGCAAGGATTACGCCCCCGAGCAGGTAAGTGCCGAGGTGCTGCGCAAGTTGGTGAGCGATGCCAGCGCCAAGCTGGGCCAGAAGATCACGGACGCCGTGATCACTGTGCCTGCGTACTTCGACAATTCGCAGCGTGAAGCCACCAAGCAGGCCGGAGAAATCGCGGGCCTGAACGTGCTGCGCGTGATCAACGAGCCCACGGCTGCCGCTTTGGCCTACGGTCTGGAGCGCAAGGGTAACGAGACCGTTCTGGTCTTCGACCTGGGGGGTGGTACCTTCGACGTGACCATCCTGGAACTGGGCGATGGCGTGTTCGAGGTGAAATCCACCGCCGGGGACACTCATCTGGGCGGTGCGGATTTTGACCACCGCATCGTGGACTGGCTGGCCGACGAGTTCAACAAGGAGCACAACTTCGATCTGCGTAAGGACAAGCAGGCCTTGCAGCGTCTGATCGAGGCTGCTGAGAAAGCCAAGATCGAACTGTCCAACGCCTCCGAGACCTCGATCTCCCTGCCCTTTATCACCTTCGATCCAGAAACGCGCACCCCCATGCACTTGGAACGCACGCTGACCCGCGCCAAGTTTGAGGAGCTGACCGCCGATTTGCTGCGCCGTGTGCGCCAGCCCGTCGAGCAGGCCCTCAAGGACGCCAAGCTGGATGCTGGCAAGATTGACGAGGTGATCCTGGTGGGCGGCTCCACCCGTATCCCCGCCGTTAAGCGCATCGTGCAGGAGCTGATCGGTAAGACGCCCAACGAATCGGTCAACCCCGATGAGGCCGTTGCGCTCGGCGCCGCCGTGCAGGCAGGCATCATTCAGGGCGACTCCAGCCTGGGCGATATCGTGCTGGTGGACGTGACCCCGCTAACGCTGGGTGTGGAGGTCAAGGGCGGCATGATCGCGCCGATGATCACCCGCAATACCACCGTCCCTGCCAAGAAAACCGAGATCTACACCACCGCTGAGAACAATCAGCCCGGCGTAGAGATCAACGTGCTGCAGGGTGAGCGCCCGATGGCCAACGATAACAAGAGCCTGGGCCGCTTCAAGCTCGAAGGCATTCCGCCCATGCCCGCCGGACGCCCGCAGATCGAGGTGACCTTCGACATCGATGCCAACGGCATCCTGCACGTGACCGCCAAGGAAAAGAACAGCGGTAAGGAAGCCAGCATCCGCATCGAGAACACCACCACGCTTGATAAGAGCGACGTGGAGAAGATGGTCAGGGAAGCCGAGGAAAACGCCGTGGCCGACAAGCAGCGTCGCGAGAAGGTCGAGAAGCGCAACAACCTCGACGGCCTGCGGGTTCAGGCCCTGGGCCAGATCGACGAAAACGCCTCGGCCCCGCAGGAGGCCAAGGACAAGCTCAAGGCTGCTGCCGACCAGGCCGAGGAAGCCGTCCGCAGTGACGACGACACCCAGATTGCGGACGCCCAGAAGCGTCTGGAAGAGGAACTGCGCGAGTTCATGACTGCCAACCAGAACGCGGCCCAGGCTCAGCCTGAGGGTCAGGACGGCGGCGTGAATATGGGTAAAGACAGGGCCGAAGACGACGACGTGATTGACGCGGATTTCAAGCCCGCGCCCTAA
- a CDS encoding nucleotide exchange factor GrpE — MFRKRGTPVTDNDMKNGKPNPEAEAETTENLKFTPAREGEQTIDADSDIMDAELLGEDGEDGDFSGFPGMDEGMMAQVQEMMGKLERVDELEKENADLRFRLGRLAADFDGYRNRTGQDLDAAEDKGISKAAEQLMPVYDDLERAVTMGSEDPAKLIPGVKAVQSKVLAIFSKLGLEQTAQEGEHFDPQWHEALQVVPGDEDDKIVQVFQAGFRMGDRLVRPARVVVSRKG, encoded by the coding sequence ATGTTTAGAAAGCGAGGTACCCCCGTGACCGACAACGACATGAAAAACGGCAAGCCCAATCCGGAGGCTGAGGCCGAGACCACCGAGAACCTCAAGTTCACCCCCGCCCGTGAGGGCGAGCAGACCATTGACGCGGACAGCGACATCATGGACGCCGAACTGCTGGGTGAAGACGGCGAGGACGGCGACTTCAGCGGCTTTCCCGGCATGGATGAGGGCATGATGGCCCAGGTGCAGGAGATGATGGGCAAGCTGGAGCGCGTGGACGAACTGGAGAAGGAAAATGCCGATCTGCGCTTCCGGCTGGGCCGTCTGGCCGCCGACTTTGACGGTTACCGCAACCGCACCGGGCAGGATCTCGACGCTGCCGAGGACAAGGGCATTTCTAAGGCCGCCGAACAACTGATGCCCGTCTACGACGATCTGGAACGCGCCGTGACCATGGGTTCCGAAGACCCCGCCAAACTGATTCCCGGCGTCAAGGCCGTGCAAAGCAAGGTGCTGGCGATCTTCTCCAAGCTGGGTCTGGAACAGACGGCCCAGGAGGGTGAACACTTCGATCCCCAGTGGCATGAGGCCCTTCAGGTGGTTCCCGGCGACGAGGACGACAAGATTGTCCAGGTCTTTCAGGCGGGCTTCCGCATGGGTGACCGGCTGGTGCGCCCAGCGCGTGTCGTCGTGAGCCGCAAGGGTTGA
- a CDS encoding VF530 family DNA-binding protein, with amino-acid sequence MTSSDPLHGVTLQLMLERLHDAYGWEGLARRVPINCFSSNPSIQSSLKFLRRTPWARAKVEGLYLELVSV; translated from the coding sequence ATGACCTCCAGCGATCCCCTCCACGGCGTCACCTTGCAGCTCATGCTGGAGCGGCTGCACGACGCCTACGGCTGGGAAGGGCTGGCCCGCCGCGTGCCGATCAACTGCTTTTCATCCAACCCTAGCATCCAGAGCAGCCTTAAATTCCTGCGCCGCACTCCCTGGGCGCGGGCCAAGGTGGAGGGGCTGTATCTGGAACTGGTGAGCGTCTGA
- a CDS encoding DnaJ C-terminal domain-containing protein, with protein MAYKDYYDVLGVSRGASDADIKAAYRKLAKQYHPDKNAGDEKAADRFKEIGEAYAVLNDPEKRKVYDQFGHTGQVPPGYGDMGGGFQGGDFAGFDPGQFSDFFQGLFGQTARGRASAGGMGGLGGGFPGGGGQQVNLEDLLGGLGGAGQGRRFVQNVEGELQVTLEEAFAGSDEVINVDGKRLSLRVPAGTRDGARLRLAGQGPGGGDVLLTIRVLEDARFDLDGDHLTTTADVPAPVAALGGDISVQTLSGRGNLSIPPGSSGGRRMRLRGQGWPKKDGTRGDLYVRLNVTVPSAPTDEEKELYRKLRELQK; from the coding sequence ATGGCTTACAAAGATTACTACGACGTGCTGGGCGTCTCCCGTGGAGCGTCCGATGCGGACATCAAGGCCGCGTACCGCAAGCTGGCCAAGCAGTATCACCCCGACAAGAACGCCGGGGACGAGAAGGCCGCTGACCGCTTTAAGGAAATCGGCGAGGCGTACGCCGTTTTGAACGATCCTGAAAAGCGTAAGGTCTATGACCAGTTCGGCCACACCGGGCAGGTGCCGCCTGGCTACGGCGACATGGGCGGTGGCTTCCAGGGGGGCGACTTCGCTGGATTCGATCCGGGACAGTTCAGCGACTTCTTCCAGGGCTTGTTCGGTCAGACAGCGCGCGGCCGCGCCAGTGCCGGGGGTATGGGAGGCTTGGGTGGCGGCTTTCCCGGCGGGGGCGGGCAGCAGGTCAACCTCGAAGACCTGCTTGGCGGCCTGGGCGGTGCGGGTCAGGGGCGGCGCTTCGTGCAGAACGTGGAAGGTGAGTTGCAGGTAACGCTGGAAGAGGCTTTTGCGGGCAGCGACGAGGTCATCAACGTGGACGGCAAGCGCCTGAGTTTGCGTGTTCCAGCCGGCACCCGCGACGGCGCCCGCCTGCGTCTTGCCGGACAGGGGCCGGGAGGCGGCGACGTCCTGCTGACCATTCGGGTGCTGGAAGACGCCCGCTTCGATCTGGACGGCGATCATCTGACCACGACCGCCGACGTACCCGCCCCGGTGGCGGCACTGGGCGGCGACATCAGCGTGCAGACCCTGAGTGGACGCGGCAACCTGAGTATTCCCCCCGGCAGCAGTGGAGGCCGCCGCATGCGACTGCGCGGTCAGGGCTGGCCCAAAAAGGACGGCACGCGCGGTGATCTGTACGTGCGGCTGAATGTGACTGTTCCGTCCGCGCCCACCGATGAGGAAAAGGAGCTGTACCGCAAATTGCGCGAGTTGCAGAAGTAG